Proteins encoded within one genomic window of Besnoitia besnoiti strain Bb-Ger1 chromosome II, whole genome shotgun sequence:
- a CDS encoding hypothetical protein (encoded by transcript BESB_039690) translates to MAGWAMGSFDYTLLLDLVDQKISVIDYVKANYLFLALIVVSILLLLVWFFFCLPKVCCRWYRKCCCCIRERKHQFGFTGRLIVVVVGGIGVGLAFVFGTTTAATEASGINGAQALQCHMYTTVGEMIKGSDPEVEEKAPFIGVSPLLQDIRDLSVKLDTSNPDSLLKDLRDQVSEDFDFTRELAGARGSLKAFRTGMESASLDGSYHICYGCKSIADSTIQDLLNGYEKVLETNMDLTSLIDQMFEEFTFPTIVLDKIIPVNEVERVIKNATDTLAQTQPAISSSLTMTEVVLSLACTFVLLMTILGAIWLAFFFIRSRKTGTKLACVQWNVLCICMFVMLLVAGLVGFVMDILMRGCQYVNTVVVEQDDWSWILDKIDPDRQSLLSPLVDGCLMEKGSGDMIEIFGYKEEFDSMVADVEAAIKDAVANLPAPPELPINDLDSFNELLQRLGWVVSADPSKAPEARRKTFPQFLTSGLQVDDVEVRLTDQRGQTVLTGLKTLEGLVAPWKFAALRPDEEPDEFTIADKYPTENDPFLTNWLQTYTPSGGALAIPGVGSVDAKELMKNAIWWSVEKHKILNKEFSCPFYDDKEEKVVEKTCKGSEVFAYDPSGETKGYLLASADSMISWIKTLLTHVEGSIPKGTQSVTRILLSIVEKVKLMIKGINCKFMRRAFVQGCLIACDQTFLAFYKAARYCAVTAGFLLLWIAVLLIVWRKLKDNHTLQKQACD, encoded by the exons ATGGCTGGTTGGGCTATGGGCAGCTTCGACTACACGTTGCTCTTAGACCTCGTTGACCAGAAGATTTCGGTTATCGACTACGTGAAGGCCAACTACCTTTTCCTCGCACTGATTGTCGTGTCCATCTTGTTGCTCCTTGTCTggtttttcttctgcttgcCAAAGGTTTGCTGCCGGTGGTACCGCaagtgctgctgctgcatccgCGAGCGAAAGCACCAGTTTGGCTTCACAGGGAGGCTGATTGTTGTTGTGGTTGGTGGAATCGGCGTCGGATTGGCCTTTGTCTTCGGCACGACGACGGCCGCAACAGAGGCCTCAGGCATCAACGGCGCGCAAGCCCTCCAGTGCCACATGTATACCACAGTTGGTGAGATGATCAAAGGCTCCGACCCTGAAGTtgaagagaaggcgccttTCATCGGCGTTTCCCCTCTGCTCCAAGACATCAGAGACTTGTCTGTCAAGCTCGACACGTCGAACCCAGACAGCCTACTGAAGGACCTTCGCGACCAAGTCAGCGAAGACTTTGACTTCACGCGAGAGCTCGCCGGCGCTAGGGGCAGCTTGAAGGCCTTCCGAACGGGAATGGAATCTGCGAGCCTCGACGGGTCCTACCATATTTGCTACGGCTGCAAGTCGATAGCGGATTCCACGATTCAGGATCTCCTCAACGGATACGAGAAAGTGCTGGAGACGAATATGGATCTGACCTCACTCATCGACCAAATGTTCGAGGAGTTCACGTTCCCGACAATCGTCCTCGACAAAATCATCCCGGTCAACGAGGTGGAACGCGTCATCAAAAACGCGACAGACACtctggcgcagacgcagccggcGATATCGAGTTCGCTGACCATGACGGAAGTCGTGTTGTCTCTCGCATGCACCTTTGTGCTCCTGATGACGATCTTGGGGGCCATCTGGCTGGCGTTTTTCTTCATCCGAAGCAGAAAAACCGGAACCAAGCTGGCGTGTGTGCAGTGGAACGTCCTTTGCATCTGCATGTTTGTCAtgctcctcgtcgccgggcTCGTGGGATTCGTCATGGATATCCTGATGCGCGGCTGCCAGTATGTCAACACCGTGGTCGTGGAGCAAGATGACTGGTCCTGGATACTCGACAAAATCGACCCCGACCGCCAGTCGCTCCTCAGCCCCCTCGTCGACGGCTGCCTTATGGAAAAGGGCTCCGGCGACATGATTGAGATCTTTGGCTACAAAGAGGAATTCGACAGCATGGTCGCCGACGTCGAGGCTGCCATCAAGGACGCAGTCGCGAAcctgcccgcgccgcccgagcTCCCCATCAACG ATCTGGACAGCTTCAATGAACTGCTCCAGAGGCTCGGCTGGGTCGTCAGCGCCGACCCCAGCAAGGCGCCTGAGGCCAGGCGGAAGACGTTTCCCCAGTTCTTGACG AGCGGCCTGCAAGTAGATGACGTCGAAGTGCGCCTCACGGATCAACGCGGCCAAACGGTTCTCACGGGCCTCAAGACCCTGGAGGGCCTCGTGGCCCCGTGGAAGTTCGCGGCGCTCCGTCCCGACGAAGAACCCGACGAATTCACAATCGCCGACAAGTACCCAACCGAAAACGACCCGTTCCTGACGAACTGGCTTCAGACCTACACCCCTTCTGGA GGAGCACTTGCAATTCCCGGCGTGGGCAGCGTGGATGCGAAGGAGCTGATGAAGAACGCAATTTGGTGGAGTGTGGAGAAACATAAGATTTTGAACAAGGAGTTCAGCTGTCCCTTCTACGACGACAAAGAGGAAAAAGTCGTCGAGAAGACCTGCAAAGGCAGCGAGGTCTTCGCCTACGACCCTTCCGGCGAGACAAAGGGCTACCTcctcgcgagcgccgacAGCATGATTTCTTGGA TCAAAACGCTGCTGACGCACGTCGAGGGAAGTATTCCGAAAGGAA CTCAAAGCGTGACGAGGATTCTCTTGTCAATCGTCGAGAAGGTGAAGCTCATGATCAAAGGCATCAACTGCAAGTTCATGAGACGTGCCTTCGTTCAAGGATGCCTCATCGCGTGCGACCAgaccttcctcgccttctacAAG GCCGCAAGATACTGCGCCGTGACTGCcggctttctccttctctggaTAGCCGTGCTGCTCATCGTGTGGAGGAAGCTCAAAGACAACCACACTCTGCAAAAACAAGCTTGTGACTAA
- a CDS encoding putative proteasome subunit beta type (encoded by transcript BESB_039700), producing the protein MAYVADLSFLTDPTRLISGGQPVLCDDEETTREDLAQMLDAGKRLHFSLPNVQNPGAFASSLFKSPSTITSIDFSAVQGFCPPSATAGAPAMTMKKGTTTLGFVYKGGIILAVDSRASMGTYISSQSVMKVIEISDIILGTMAGGAADCSYWERHMWLLCRLFKLRNGEPIPVAAASNMLANIFFHWRGYGLCCGTMIAGWNEKDEKPELYFVDDKATRLKGDLFSCGSGSTYAYGVLDTEYKWDLTDEEAVELGKRAIYQAAHRDGGSGGVVRVFHIYRGGWKKVIPGMDVSELHYEYAEKKGMPGYEL; encoded by the exons ATGGCGTACGTCGCAGACCTTTCGTTCCTCACCGACCCGACCCGCCTCATCAGCGGAGGGCAGCCAGTTCtctgcgacgacgaagaaacCACTCGAGAGGACTTGGCACAGATGCTTGACGCGGGCAAGCGTCTCCATTTTTCTCTTCCCAATGTGCAAAAT CCGGGCGCATTCGCCTCCAGCTTGTTCAAGTCGCCGTCGACAATCACGTCGATTGACTTCTCCGCAGTCCAGGGCTTCtgcccgccctccgcgactgcaggcgcgccagccaTGACGATGAAGAAGGGAACGACGACGCTCGGATTCGTGTACAAG GGCGGTATCATCCTGGCGGTGGACAGCAGAGCCTCCATGGGAACGTACATCAGCAGCCAGAGCGTCATGAAGGTCATTGAGATCTCGGACATCATTCTCG GCACCATGGccgggggcgcggcggactgcAGCTACTGGGAGCGCCACATGTGGCTCCTCTGCAGGCTCTTCAAGCTCAGAAACGGC GAGCCTATCCCGGTTGCAGCTGCCTCGAACATGCTGGCGAACATCTTCTTCCACTGGAGGGGTTacggcctctgctgcg GCACCATGATTGCGGGCTGGAacgagaaggacgagaagcCGGAGCTGTACTTCGTTGACGACAAGGCGACGCG ACTGAAGGGCGACCTCTTCtcgtgcggcagcggcagcacctACGCGTACGGAGTCCTTGACACGGAATACAAATG GGACTTAACTGACGAAGAAGCTGTCGAGCTCGGCAAGCGGGCGATTTACCAAGCGGCGCATCGCGATGGAGGCTCGGGAGGTGTCGTGAGAG TCTTCCACATCTACCGCGGCGGATGGAAGAAGGTAATTCCGGGCATGGACGTCAGCGAACTCCACTACGAATACGCGGAAAAGAAGG GCATGCCTGGCTACGAACTCTAG
- a CDS encoding BTB/POZ domain-containing protein (encoded by transcript BESB_039710) encodes MMHPQSAGVIVSGGLDSSSLLSSRQPKQGNPLVRLRAFQQSVYRLLTDPAFEPLFDVVIVAENKELRAHQSILAACSEYFKRLFCGPDTAKRIEFQQRWVVVQQLVRCMYGADIEPGTDPEIILEVLAEARNLEVNCISIDDCVSLIVDQLSVVNCARVLTHEEVAHHRELSRQVCSYIVKRFSDVVRNPTSRQQLLQMPRNQIVYMVRELCRRCDTNRDTDLIVRFVVDWSQFESACDLLRDCKLWDWCLEPGALSIFRDEDQNALQAPSLPQAVQWRIPNLRIALREHLPMKYVVGTYFDWAVRLDHGGENKLRLVYESALDRNPGQPACIKRFPAALFAWQVIFRGEDVFRERPVFICFPEHVALHWSTTLPISTADVTDGDDLTIMVTMTEIPLVSLILYYFSSDLNQTLAHEDILNRLPHIEYRCLSSYTLFHAAQPQPLPPAI; translated from the exons ATGATGCATCCGCAGTCAGCCGGAGTAATCGTCTCCGGCGGGCTCGACAGCTCGTCGCTGCTTTCCTCGCGTCAACCGAAGCAGGGCAACCCTCttgttcgccttcgcgcgttTCAACAAAGCGTGTACCGGCTGCTCACCGATCCAGCCTTTGAACCGTTGTTTGACGTCGTCATTGTAGCAGAGAACAAA GAACTCCGCGCTCACCAAAGCATTCTGGCGGCATGCAGCGAGTACTTCAAGCGCCTCTTTTGCGGCCCAGACACTGCCAAGCGAATTGAATTCCAGCAGCGATGGGTTGTTGTCCAGCAGCTCGTCCGGTGCATGTACGGCGCAGACATCGAGCCAGGCACCGACCCCGAAATCATTCTTGAA gtcctcgcggaggcgcggaatCTGGAAGTGAACTGCATTTCGATTGACGACTGCGTCTCGCTGATCGTGGACCAGCTGAGCGTCGTGAACTGCGCGCGGGTGCTGACGCACGAAGAAGTTGCGCACCACCGCGAACTGTCGCGGCAAGTCTGTTCGTACATCGTGAAGCGCTTCTCCGACGTCGTGCGCAACCCCACAtctcgccagcagctgctgcagatgcCGCGCAACCAAATCGTGTACATGGTTCGCGAGCTCTGCCGTAGATGCGACACCAACCGCGACACCGACCTCATTGTCCGCTTCGTCGTCGACTGGTCGCAGTTCGAAAGCGCATGCGACCTCCTGCGAGACTGCAAACTCTGGGATTGGTGTCTCGAGCCCGGCGCTCTGTCCATCTTCCGGGACGAAGACCAAAacgctctgcaggcgccaa GCTTGCCTCAGGCGGTTCAGTGGAGGATTCCGAATTTGAGAATTGCCTTGCGGGAGCACCTGCCGATGAAATATGTTGTTGGCACGTACTTCGACTGGGCTGTTCGCCTTGATCACG gcggggagAACAAACTGCGGCTCGTCTACGAATCGGCCTTGGATAGAAATCCAGGGCAGCCCGCATGCATCAAACGCTTCCCAGCGGCTCTGTTCGCCTGGCAG GTGATTttccgcggagaagacgtGTTCAGAGAGCGGCCGGTGTTCATCTGCTTCCCTGAGCACGTGGCGCTGCACTGGTCGACTACGCTGCCCATTTCCACAG cggacgtgacagacggcgacgacctGACGATTATGGTGACTATGACCGAAATTCCGCTTGTGTCGCTCATTCTGTACTACTTCTCCAGCGACTTGAACCAGACTCTCGCACACGAGGACATCCTCAACCGACTCCCGCACATCGAGTACCGTTGCCTGTCCTCGTACACGCTCTTCcacgctgcgcagcctcAGCCGTTGCCGCCCGCGATTTAA
- a CDS encoding hypothetical protein (encoded by transcript BESB_039720) has translation MARAVQKTRDAAGAQTPGYADLVDHSLKATSMDHGMQYSSIYWETSHRTYLPFWASMTQKFSWKVMDDQIRSALNLPKPVTTEPFVFSSGSPYLRKYYGDADISVPVPLKAPAHFAFVPTGTRMPWEEPAQALGAQAAAARGAAATAFRAVLESAWKCDIDQQLSQKMRTLAASPLPNACEAASPIS, from the exons ATGGCACGCGCGGTACAAAAAACTCGCGACGCGGCAGGTGCACAGACACCCGGCTACGCGGATCTCGTCGACCACAGTTTGAAGGCAACCTCGATGGATCACGGCATGCAGTACAGCTCGATTTACTGGGAAACCAGCCACAGAACCTACTTGCCTTTCTGGGCCTCTATGACTCAGAAATTCTCCTGGAAAGTCATGGACGATCAG ATCCGCTCCGCGCTAAACTTGCCCAAGCCAGTGACCACCGAGcccttcgttttctcctctggGTCGCCCTACCTGCGCAAGTACTACGGCGATGCAGACATTTCTGTGCCGGTGCCGCTcaaggcgcccgcgcactTTGCCTTCGTGCCCACGGGCACGCGCATGCCCTGGGAAgagcccgcgcaggcgctcggcgcgcaggcggcggctgcgcgcggcgcagcggcgacggccttccgcgcggtGCTTGAGAGCGCCTGGAAGTGCGACATCGACCAGCAGCTCTCGCAGAAGATGCGCACCCTAGCGGCGAGCCCGCTTCCCaacgcctgcgaggccgccagTCCCATCAGCTGA
- a CDS encoding hypothetical protein (encoded by transcript BESB_039730) produces MTPATEASLSAVAGQREAASSAVQEGPSSDFLREIPDLAPGCYRLLKTLVRRSVAEPEWRQRVATSPAAVSSLLACGASLLRALAVDQQLRQRRRKAAASSRAQSGSAKREETEACAQAASAAGEAGGDAPGCLNVASEPRQVLAPVPNSPPCAAPLALLAEVSVLLRLLRNLCVEGRTAQDVLLARGAPELFLSSSHVLIEALSHSASSCRCPSAEQGAEEAASPDCAASEQAAPGGTRSLSPTGEGAEARQLAPATAQRARGSQEACGVLEPDCEKDGRAVTASLLQFLSNLSVKNDCARLRVQQSVLFLPLLQLALAAPSVAPAFMLLNTLYQGDAQAAAGTGANEARSARRGGRIPDGCLETGPRCRGDSGDVEGVSRGAARLATVDSKPLSSAGEGDSRFFELLAALYTVATTEDARHLDARQRSSGLPGEQACAEANGAQARSGDGRSPAEAPSAAGASLKTTRLGHSSAESVHLEWPSLFLLQLLRTESDGSVFFQFLESVQSDFSVDTLERFAILLLAPPAPAQDKASWKAIERSLEREGARMASSGSVADGCLSEDSARHPGEKEDAHDEIQAFCDRPCRAAYIQQLVRSKLSGVGQSGLLQFLLVLFEALLDDSEKDRSQQDTAPASSRPVTLKTRLSASPAFYAFMNGQIRRALAGVAKLRKCRGFIEEQWTQGDAATIAQLAHAALQGSRPEDASTFSQFFFRSLLRLIDEGQALEPVPSPAVPQPAVARDDHTTGSSIPNRGFESSPCSAVCAGVDARVRQGGDTAAASRESVSSGNPVAVLQCTEGLSPAGRGEANWQVNGTAAGGPPVDLLLFASKVRDSSLARGSQACGRSTATGVDSGAELEEARQKGGRESQVLKSCASASNSQGTPPTVHAQDDGRANPGSNPTEAVEQETEKVVDAIVSLLRLCQQQRILALMRSSDTDVTGERPAEASKHSSRGQARADRQDVRPDTRGSEHSEPQQESAASLPGVGTAEASVDKATVMAREGDAQIWGLLQKGMKSGVLLRALANLLAESPRAQHAALEAQGTPHSRLSSIVFEVITSETGLFIISLSWGALAAR; encoded by the exons ATGACTCCTGCGACCgaagcctctctctccgcggtcgcgggtCAGAGAGAagccgcttcttccgctgttCAAGAAGGGCCCTCTTCAGATTTTTTGAGAGAGATCCCCGACCTTGCGCCTGGCTGCTACCGCCTTCTCAAGACTCTGGTTCGG CGCTCAGTCGCAGAGCCGGAATGGCGCCAGCGCGTGGCGACCAGCCCCGCAGCGGTGTCGAGCCTGctggcctgcggcgcgtcgctgcttcgcgccctcgcagtggaccagcagctgcgccagaggcggagaaaggcggcggcctcctctcgcgcgcagagcggctcggcgaagcgcgaagagacggaggcgtgtgcgcaagcagcttccgcagcgggcgaggccggcggcgacgcgcctggcTGCTTGAATGTGGCCTCGGAGCCTCGCCAAGTGCTGGCGCCCGTCCCGAATTCGCCGCcttgcgccgcgccgctggcgctgctggctGAGGTCTCGgtgctgcttcgccttctgcggaaTCTGTGCGTCGAGGGGCGCACCGCGCAGGACGTCCTTCTGGCTCGGGGGGCCCCGGAGCTCTTCCTCTCCAGTTCGCACGTG CTCATAGAGGCGTTGAGCCActcggcgtcttcctgtCGATGCCCTTCTGCGGAgcaaggcgcggaggaagctgcCTCGCCAgactgcgcggcgagcgagcaagcggcgccaggcgggaCGAGGAGTCTGTCTCCTACCGGCGAAGGAGCTGAGGCCCGGCagctggcgcccgcgacagCACAGCGCGCCCGTGGAAGCCAGGAGGCGTGTGGGGTTTTGGAGCCGGACTGCGAGAAGGACGGGAGGGCGGTGacggcctcgctgcttcaATTTTTGAGCAATCTGTCGGTGAAGAACGACTGCGCCCGGCTGCGTGTTCAGCAAAGCGTCCTGTTCCTGCcactgctgcagctcgcaCTCGCCGCCCCGTCTGTTGCACCTGCTTTCATGCTTCTCAACACGCTCTACCAGGGCGACGCCCAGGCAGCGGCCGGGACGGGGGCaaacgaggcgcgcagcgctcggcggggcgggcggaTACCCGACGGGTGCCTGGAGACAGGCCCGCGGtgccgcggagactcggGAGACGTGGAAGGGGTCTcccgcggggcggcgcgactTGCGACGGTCGACTCGAAGCCGTTGTCCTCTGCCGGAGAGGGGGACTCGCGCTTTTTCGAGCTTCTGGCTGCCTTATACACCGTGGCGACAACCGAAGACGCAAGACATCTGGACGCGCGACAGCGTAGCAGCGGCCTCCCCGGGGAGCaggcctgcgcagaggcgaacggcgcgcaggcgcgttcAGGGGATGGGAGGTCGCCCGCTGAAGCGCCCAGTGCGGCGGGAGCAAGCCTCAAAACGACTCGACTGGGGCACTCTTCAGCGGAGTCTGTGCATCTGGAATGGCCTAGTTTGTTTCTTCTGCAGTTGCTGCGCACGGAGTCAGACGGGAGTGTCTTTTTCCAGTTTTTGGAGAGCGTCCAGTCCGACTTTTCCGTAGACACGTTGGAACGCTTCGCGATTCTCCTGttggcgccgcccgcgcccgcgcaggaTAAGGCCAGCTGGAAGGCGATTGAGAGGAGCTTAGAGCGTGAAGGCGCCCGCATGGCGTCGAGCGGCTCTGTCGCTGACGGATGTCTTTCTGAGGACTCCGCGCGGCATCCAggggagaaagaagacgcgcatGACGAAATTCAGGCCTTCTGCGACCGACCGTGTCGAGCGGCGTACATCCAGCAGCTTGTGAGAAGCAAGCTATCCGGAGTCGGGCAAAGCGGACTGCTTCAGTTCCTCTTGGTTCTCTTTGAGGCGTTGTTGGACGATAGTGAAAAAGACCGATCGCAGCAGGAtacggcgcccgcctcgagcCGTCCTGTGACGCTGAAAACG AGACTCAGTGCTAGCCCGGCCTTCTACGCCTTCATGAACGGGCAGATTCGGCGAGCGCTTGCGGGTGTCGCGAAGCTAAGGAAGTGCCGCGGCTTCATCGAAGAGCAGTggacgcagggcgacgccgcgacgatAGCTCAGCTGGCGCATGCTGCCCTTCAGGGCAGTCGCCCCGAGGACGCATCTACGTTCTCTCAGTTCTTTTTTCGTTCGCTGCTTCGACTGATTGACGAAGGACAAGCGCTGGAGCCTGTGCCCTCTCCCGCCGTGCCTCAGCCGGCTGTAGCGCGCGACGACCACACGACCGGCAGCTCGATTCCGAACCGCGGCTTCGAGTCGTCGCCTTGCTCAGCGGTTTGTGCGGGCGTGGACGCGAGGGTGCGTCAGGGAGGAGACACGGCCGCGGCCAGCAGAGAGTCAGTGTCTTCTGGGAATCCGGTTGCCGTTCTGCAGTGCACCGAGGGGCTGAGTCCAGCAGGGCGAGGGGAGGCGAACTGGCAAGTAAATGGGACAGCGGCTGGGGGCCCGCCAGTCGACCTCCTGCTGTTTGCGTCAAAGGTAAGGGACTCGAGTCTCGCGCGGGGCTCTCaggcctgcgggcgctcgacggcgacgggcgTCGACAGCGGGGCTGAACTGGAGGAA gcgcggcagaaAGGCGGGAGGGAGTCCCAAGTCCTCAAGTCCTGCGCATCGGCTTCGAACTCTCAGGGCACGCCCCCTACGGTACACGCGCAAGATGACGGCCGCGCGAACCCAGGTTCGAACCCCACGGAGGCTGTAGAACAGGAGACTGAGAAGGTCGTGGACGCGATTGTGTCGCTCCTGCGCCTTTGTCAACAACAGCGCATCCTGGCGCTCATGCGCTCGTCTGACACAGACGTGACGGGGGAGAGGCCAGCTGAGGCCTCGAAGCATTCATCGCGTGGACAGGCGCGGGCAGATCGCCAGGATGTTCGCCCAGACACACGCGGGTCCGAACACTCCGAGCCGCAGCAAgagtctgctgcgtcgtTGCCGGGCGTGgggacggcggaggcctcggtGGACAAGGCCACGGTGATGGCGCGTGAAGGTGACGCCCAGATCTGGGGACTGCTTCAAAAAGGGATGAAAAGTGGGGTCCTCTTGCGCGCACTCGCGAATCTCCTCGCCGAGTCTCCACGTGCACAA